One Beggiatoa leptomitoformis DNA segment encodes these proteins:
- the rsxD gene encoding electron transport complex subunit RsxD: MAFILQSAPYVHAPTSVAQVMRYVLYALLPAISVYVWFFGWGVVVNILIASLTALWVESLMLWLRACPLRPFLQDNSALVMAWLLAFALPPFTVWWMTVLGVAFGLIFAKHVYGGLGNNPFNPAMVGYALLLISFPADMSRWPSVYALTEHYPTLADSFSIIFYGQSISGFTVDAITGATPLDSMRIGLGQLHPVSEVKNNPLFGLFGAKGWEWVSFSVLLGGCWLMYKKIIGWQISLGVLGGLFTLASVFFFISPEHYPSPLFHLFSGASMLCAFFIATDPVSAATSNQGRFIYGVGIGCLIYIIRTWGGYPDGVAFAVLLMNMTVPALDYLTRPTVFGEK; encoded by the coding sequence ATGGCTTTTATTCTCCAATCAGCTCCGTATGTACATGCGCCGACCAGTGTTGCGCAAGTTATGCGTTATGTTTTATATGCCTTACTCCCTGCGATTAGTGTTTATGTCTGGTTTTTTGGGTGGGGGGTGGTTGTTAATATTCTCATCGCAAGTCTAACCGCATTATGGGTTGAAAGCCTGATGCTTTGGTTACGTGCTTGTCCCCTACGTCCATTTTTGCAGGATAATAGCGCGCTGGTGATGGCGTGGTTACTCGCCTTTGCATTGCCACCGTTTACAGTGTGGTGGATGACGGTTTTAGGCGTGGCATTTGGGTTAATTTTCGCCAAGCATGTTTATGGGGGGTTGGGGAATAATCCTTTTAATCCCGCAATGGTTGGTTATGCCCTATTGCTGATTTCCTTCCCTGCGGATATGAGTCGCTGGCCTTCTGTTTACGCACTTACAGAGCATTATCCAACCCTTGCTGATAGTTTTAGTATTATTTTTTATGGGCAAAGTATAAGCGGTTTCACTGTGGATGCCATTACGGGTGCAACACCCTTGGACAGTATGCGTATAGGGCTAGGACAGTTACATCCTGTTAGCGAGGTTAAAAATAATCCTTTATTTGGACTTTTTGGTGCAAAGGGTTGGGAATGGGTTAGTTTTAGCGTACTACTTGGTGGTTGCTGGTTAATGTATAAAAAAATTATTGGCTGGCAAATTTCATTGGGTGTATTAGGCGGACTATTTACCCTTGCAAGTGTATTTTTCTTCATTAGTCCAGAACATTATCCCTCACCATTGTTTCATTTATTCAGCGGTGCAAGCATGTTGTGCGCGTTTTTTATAGCAACTGACCCCGTGAGTGCGGCGACATCAAATCAAGGACGGTTTATTTATGGCGTTGGCATTGGATGCTTGATTTATATTATTCGCACGTGGGGCGGGTATCCTGATGGTGTTGCTTTTGCCGTGTTGTTGATGAATATGACTGTCCCCGCACTGGATTATTTAACACGACCAACGGTATTTGGAGAGAAATAA
- a CDS encoding adenylate/guanylate cyclase domain-containing protein, which yields MPLTITDLILCEQKVAYLRVDAELNILEYVGDDRLLQLQPAQLSDIKQYTATELIPELYGCEDLLQDILQGIMPKFCLENLNRVNITTGDTYYLNLSILPYQESHSPPQFVITLIDTSSWSHVQQTLTQQRNELDLLKQSLDDTNQRLQYILQRYVPPEVGKALMEKRILPELGGGVRCVSVLFADLRNYTTISERLTPAETIEILSICLEMVSKAIMSAGGVVVNYMGDGVMAIFNAPDEQADHAQRAVRAGMMIQTMAKEMRAKLPPNTPLLTFGVGINTGDALVGNIGAQWHHQYSAVGDTINVASRICSYARPNEVLIGSDCYELVQTDVLANALPPLKFKGKSQEMVVYQVEQWVGASYSLDDLHQV from the coding sequence ATGCCTCTAACCATTACCGACCTTATCTTATGTGAGCAAAAAGTTGCCTACCTGCGCGTTGATGCAGAATTAAATATTTTAGAATATGTTGGCGACGACCGTTTATTGCAGCTACAACCTGCGCAACTATCAGATATTAAACAATATACTGCAACAGAATTAATTCCTGAATTATATGGCTGTGAAGACCTTTTACAAGATATTTTACAAGGCATTATGCCCAAGTTTTGTCTTGAAAATCTTAATCGGGTCAATATTACAACAGGGGATACTTATTATTTAAATCTCAGCATATTACCTTATCAAGAAAGTCATTCCCCGCCACAATTTGTTATTACCCTAATTGATACCAGTTCATGGTCACACGTCCAGCAAACACTGACCCAACAACGCAATGAATTGGATTTATTAAAACAATCATTAGACGATACGAATCAACGCCTGCAATATATTTTGCAACGCTATGTACCGCCAGAAGTTGGTAAAGCACTGATGGAAAAAAGAATTTTACCAGAGCTTGGCGGGGGCGTGCGCTGTGTATCGGTCTTATTTGCTGATTTACGTAACTATACAACCATTAGTGAACGCTTAACACCCGCAGAAACAATTGAAATATTAAGTATTTGTTTAGAAATGGTAAGTAAAGCCATTATGTCAGCGGGAGGCGTAGTGGTTAATTATATGGGTGATGGGGTAATGGCCATTTTTAACGCCCCTGATGAACAAGCAGACCATGCACAACGCGCCGTAAGAGCGGGCATGATGATTCAGACAATGGCAAAAGAAATGCGTGCTAAACTCCCACCAAACACGCCACTACTCACGTTTGGCGTAGGTATCAATACGGGGGACGCGCTAGTAGGCAATATAGGTGCGCAATGGCATCATCAATACAGTGCTGTTGGAGATACGATTAACGTTGCCTCACGTATTTGCAGTTATGCACGCCCGAATGAAGTCCTCATTGGCTCAGACTGTTACGAATTAGTACAAACCGATGTCTTAGCCAATGCCCTACCACCGCTAAAATTTAAAGGCAAAAGTCAGGAAATGGTGGTTTATCAGGTTGAACAATGGGTGGGCGCGTCATATTCTTTGGATGATTTGCATCAGGTTTAA
- the rsxA gene encoding electron transport complex subunit RsxA, with protein sequence MTDYLLIFISTVLVNNFVLVKFLGLCPFMSVSSKLETAVGMGLATTFVLTLSAVCSYLVDVLLLVPLDLLFLRTITFIVVIAVVVQFTEMVIHKTSPLLYQSLGIFLPLITTNCAVLGVALLNVQTQHSFLQSSVYGFGASIGFSLVLVLFAAMRERIAVADVPALFKGAPIALITAGIMSMAFMGFAGLVKS encoded by the coding sequence ATGACCGATTATTTATTGATTTTTATCAGTACGGTGTTAGTAAATAACTTTGTACTGGTTAAGTTTTTGGGGCTTTGCCCGTTTATGAGCGTGTCTAGCAAATTAGAAACCGCTGTGGGCATGGGATTGGCGACAACGTTTGTACTCACTTTGTCTGCTGTCTGTAGTTATTTAGTTGATGTACTGTTACTTGTGCCATTAGATTTGCTTTTTCTCCGCACAATTACTTTTATTGTTGTTATTGCCGTCGTTGTGCAATTTACGGAAATGGTTATTCATAAAACCAGCCCCTTGTTGTACCAATCGCTGGGTATTTTTTTACCCTTGATTACCACCAACTGCGCAGTACTGGGTGTTGCGCTGTTAAATGTTCAAACTCAACATAGTTTTTTACAATCTAGCGTTTATGGATTTGGTGCATCGATTGGTTTTTCATTAGTACTGGTTTTATTTGCTGCTATGCGTGAACGGATTGCTGTTGCAGATGTGCCTGCACTCTTTAAAGGCGCACCCATTGCCTTGATTACAGCAGGAATTATGTCTATGGCATTTATGGGCTTTGCGGGGTTGGTAAAATCATGA
- a CDS encoding tetratricopeptide repeat protein, with translation MRRTTICLAIWAIFPPVYAFNDQSQQADGYCNSLVQNADGAKVTIICGVDPVVHHELEKKLLESLDERIKYLEERNELVDKAKIAEEVVKNYNELRKAYENLQAQVNAQTDEHLTQLLTEAQTALSTAELEKAKQILDKLLAALESVEKQIDLKAAAHFTQARVALAAFKPNEAYPHLKKAYELRPENFEYAITYADTLRESPRTYRDRDTAILTYQTILNWLRPLVETDKTRLSDLGRTLNNLAILVASDTNRRAEAEQYYQEALKIRRDLADKQPAVYLPDVAGTLNNLATLVASDTNRRAEAEKYYQEALKIYRDLANKQPTVYLPYVAMTLNNLALLVASDTSRRAEAEQHYQEALKIRRDLANKQPAVYLSDVAQTLNNLANLVADDTSRRAEAEQYYQETLKIYHDLADKQPAVYLPYVATTLNNLANLLQSDTSRRAEVEQYYQETLKIYHDLADKQPAVYLPYVATTLNNLANLVNGDTNRRAEAEQYYQEALKIRRDLADKQPAVYISFVADTLNNLANLVADDTSRWAEAEQYYQEALKIRRDLADKQPAVYLPDVAQTLNNLANLVADDTSRRTEAEQYCQEALKIRRDLADKQPAVYISFVADTLNNLAALVASDTNRRVEAEQYYQEALNIYRDLANKQPAVYLSYVAIALNNLANLLQSDTSRRAEAEQYYQEALKIYRDLADKQPAVYLPDVAMTLNNLANLYKADFNFTKTADFSQESTDILRPFVAANRAIFGNTQAKRLQFLGIIRGFSAQPQAACHAWQEALELAQEEALKLGLNRYLKNFCSK, from the coding sequence ATGCGCCGTACAACAATTTGTTTAGCAATTTGGGCAATATTCCCCCCCGTTTATGCGTTTAATGACCAAAGCCAACAGGCTGATGGATATTGTAATTCTCTTGTGCAAAATGCTGATGGGGCGAAGGTTACGATTATTTGTGGTGTTGACCCCGTAGTACATCATGAGCTTGAAAAGAAGTTACTTGAATCACTTGATGAACGCATTAAATATTTAGAAGAAAGAAATGAACTGGTTGATAAAGCCAAAATTGCTGAAGAAGTTGTGAAGAATTATAACGAATTGCGAAAAGCATACGAAAACTTGCAAGCACAGGTGAATGCGCAAACGGATGAACACTTAACCCAATTACTCACAGAAGCACAGACGGCTTTATCAACCGCTGAATTGGAAAAAGCAAAACAGATTCTGGATAAACTGTTAGCCGCTTTGGAATCAGTAGAAAAGCAAATTGATTTAAAAGCAGCAGCACATTTTACACAAGCCCGCGTTGCACTGGCTGCCTTTAAACCGAATGAAGCCTATCCACATTTAAAAAAGGCGTATGAATTACGTCCTGAGAATTTTGAATACGCCATTACCTATGCAGATACACTCCGAGAATCACCAAGAACCTACCGTGACCGCGACACGGCAATCCTAACGTACCAGACGATTTTAAACTGGTTACGCCCCTTAGTAGAAACAGATAAAACCCGTTTAAGTGACTTAGGTCGGACGCTCAATAACCTTGCTATATTAGTAGCAAGTGATACAAACCGTCGGGCAGAGGCAGAACAGTATTACCAAGAAGCCTTAAAAATTAGACGCGACTTAGCCGACAAACAACCTGCGGTCTATCTTCCTGATGTTGCGGGTACGCTCAATAACCTTGCTACATTAGTAGCAAGTGATACAAACCGCCGGGCAGAGGCAGAAAAGTATTACCAAGAAGCCTTAAAGATTTATCGTGACTTAGCCAACAAACAACCTACGGTCTATCTCCCTTATGTCGCGATGACGCTCAATAACCTTGCATTGCTAGTAGCAAGTGATACAAGCCGTCGGGCAGAGGCAGAACAGCATTACCAAGAAGCTTTAAAAATTAGACGTGACTTAGCCAATAAACAACCTGCGGTCTATCTCTCTGATGTCGCTCAAACGCTCAATAACCTTGCTAATTTAGTAGCAGATGATACAAGCCGTCGGGCAGAGGCAGAACAGTATTACCAAGAAACCTTAAAGATTTATCATGACTTAGCCGACAAACAACCTGCTGTCTATCTCCCTTATGTCGCGACTACGCTCAATAACCTTGCTAATTTGTTACAAAGTGATACAAGCCGTCGGGCAGAGGTGGAACAGTATTACCAAGAAACCTTAAAGATTTATCATGACTTAGCCGACAAACAACCTGCTGTCTATCTCCCTTATGTCGCGACTACGCTCAATAACCTTGCTAATTTAGTAAATGGTGATACAAACCGTCGGGCAGAGGCAGAACAGTATTACCAAGAAGCCTTAAAAATTAGACGTGACTTAGCCGATAAACAACCTGCTGTCTATATCTCTTTCGTCGCGGATACGCTCAATAACCTTGCTAATTTAGTAGCAGATGATACAAGTCGTTGGGCAGAGGCAGAACAGTATTACCAAGAAGCCTTAAAAATTAGACGTGACTTAGCCGACAAACAACCTGCTGTCTATCTCCCCGATGTCGCTCAAACGCTCAATAACCTTGCTAATTTAGTAGCAGATGATACAAGCCGTCGGACAGAGGCAGAACAGTATTGCCAAGAAGCTTTAAAAATTAGACGTGACTTAGCCGATAAACAACCTGCTGTCTATATCTCTTTCGTCGCGGATACGCTCAATAACCTTGCTGCATTAGTAGCAAGTGATACAAACCGTCGGGTAGAGGCAGAACAGTATTACCAAGAAGCCTTAAACATTTATCGTGACTTAGCCAACAAACAACCTGCTGTCTATCTCTCTTATGTCGCGATTGCACTCAATAACCTTGCTAATTTGTTACAAAGTGATACAAGCCGTCGGGCAGAGGCAGAACAGTATTACCAAGAAGCCTTAAAGATTTATCGTGACTTAGCCGACAAACAACCTGCGGTCTATCTCCCTGATGTCGCGATGACGCTCAATAATCTTGCTAATTTATATAAAGCTGATTTTAATTTCACAAAAACCGCTGATTTTTCGCAAGAATCTACGGATATTCTACGTCCTTTTGTAGCGGCTAATCGCGCAATTTTTGGGAATACACAAGCAAAACGTCTTCAATTTTTAGGCATAATAAGAGGCTTCTCAGCCCAACCACAAGCAGCCTGTCACGCATGGCAAGAAGCCTTAGAGCTTGCCCAAGAAGAAGCATTAAAATTAGGATTAAATAGGTACTTAAAAAACTTTTGTAGCAAATAA
- a CDS encoding BatD family protein — protein sequence MKTTQLFCIWTLCCLAFPLSAATQLHVVSEPNRLVIGQLFRLRITLLDASESDIRSSQSPDMRILPHSFSVKDSQRIVPPPININGEMRRQIIWQYTLEAQQAGTFTLPAFSLPTTVGVVYSPPLPLIILDEAKQAAPQFILETKISNPNPYLYEPIYYTLRLYYQGELRDLQPTPPSDGVIMEHLGNPMGKVIQNHREVINNQEVIIGEVVYLLTPLRTGALTLEASKMTGLRPDEQHNILSHNTNFSTINYLPVEINSRPIELNVQTPPPNAPALWLPLKKLTLTQTWTNNIQPTTPIGVPLLFTITLTAEGMGGQALPNLKDLLTNTQDFRIRSPSPERQRTLATTDGKTPVNKITQQFSITPLKAGELPLPQLKIQWWDTENKTFQLTELPSQTLQVIDNTPIIQPENTPAVTQHFHITAYIYESIIALCGLLLSWGIYYRWTHSPQKLSARYWRKQWQTIEDIFTFQQQVQHYAQITWQVAPPATFSRITQTLQKNYVGHELLIIVCKTLESAIYGKQPIDIPTLRQQWLIGLHQLRYKKQKKQRIITLNTLNPSP from the coding sequence ATGAAAACCACCCAATTGTTTTGCATTTGGACATTATGCTGTTTGGCTTTTCCGTTATCAGCAGCAACACAATTACACGTGGTTTCTGAACCGAATCGCCTTGTTATTGGACAGTTATTTCGTTTACGCATTACGCTACTGGATGCCAGCGAAAGCGATATTCGCAGCAGTCAATCCCCTGATATGCGTATATTACCGCATTCCTTTAGTGTTAAAGACAGCCAACGCATCGTCCCCCCACCGATTAATATCAACGGCGAAATGCGTCGCCAAATTATTTGGCAATACACACTAGAAGCACAACAAGCAGGCACATTTACCCTACCTGCCTTCTCGTTACCAACAACCGTTGGCGTTGTTTACAGTCCACCGCTACCCCTCATTATTCTGGATGAAGCCAAACAAGCCGCTCCGCAATTTATCCTAGAAACAAAAATTTCTAATCCCAATCCCTATTTATACGAACCGATTTACTACACATTACGCCTTTATTATCAAGGCGAATTGCGCGATTTACAGCCGACTCCACCCAGCGATGGTGTGATTATGGAACATCTAGGCAATCCTATGGGAAAGGTGATTCAAAATCACAGAGAAGTAATAAATAATCAAGAAGTTATCATCGGAGAAGTGGTTTATTTACTCACCCCATTACGCACAGGTGCATTAACGCTTGAAGCCAGCAAAATGACAGGGCTACGCCCCGATGAACAACATAACATACTCAGCCATAACACAAATTTTTCAACAATTAATTATTTACCCGTAGAAATCAACAGCCGCCCGATTGAATTAAATGTGCAAACACCACCGCCTAACGCACCCGCCCTGTGGCTACCCCTAAAAAAACTCACCTTAACACAGACATGGACAAACAATATTCAACCAACAACGCCTATCGGTGTACCGTTACTGTTCACCATCACCTTGACGGCTGAGGGCATGGGCGGGCAAGCCTTACCCAACCTCAAAGACCTATTGACCAACACCCAAGATTTTCGCATTCGTAGCCCAAGCCCAGAAAGACAACGCACATTAGCCACAACCGACGGTAAAACCCCCGTTAATAAAATCACCCAACAATTCAGTATTACCCCTTTAAAAGCAGGCGAATTACCGTTACCACAATTAAAAATTCAATGGTGGGATACCGAAAATAAAACGTTTCAACTAACTGAATTACCAAGTCAAACCCTGCAAGTTATAGATAATACGCCCATCATACAGCCTGAAAATACGCCAGCCGTTACACAACACTTTCATATAACCGCTTATATTTACGAATCTATTATTGCTCTATGTGGTTTATTACTCAGTTGGGGAATTTATTACCGTTGGACACACTCCCCGCAAAAATTATCTGCACGTTACTGGCGTAAACAGTGGCAAACTATTGAAGACATTTTTACATTTCAACAACAAGTTCAACACTATGCACAAATTACTTGGCAAGTTGCCCCCCCTGCAACGTTTTCACGGATTACCCAAACATTACAGAAAAATTATGTTGGTCATGAATTACTAATAATCGTTTGTAAAACCCTAGAATCCGCCATTTATGGCAAACAACCCATTGATATACCAACCTTACGCCAACAATGGTTAATTGGTTTACATCAGCTACGTTATAAAAAACAGAAAAAACAAAGAATTATAACCTTAAATACACTAAATCCCAGCCCTTAA
- the rsxG gene encoding electron transport complex subunit RsxG — protein MFSFLDKFSSPVKAMLILTFFGIIGSALVAVSYTVTKAQIAANERAVLTHHLAVLVPDNLHDNDLLSDSLQVTDAQALGIAEPVTVYRARYQGLPVAIILNVVAPDGYSGKIYLLVAIAYDGTLLGVRVVSHQETPGLGDGIEERHSNWILSFAGKSLINPLENDWKVKRDGGVFDQFSGATITPRAVVKAVHHALQYYWEQRERLFL, from the coding sequence ATGTTTAGCTTTCTTGATAAGTTTTCAAGTCCTGTTAAAGCCATGTTGATACTTACATTTTTTGGCATTATTGGCAGTGCATTAGTTGCCGTTAGCTATACAGTAACAAAAGCACAAATAGCTGCGAATGAACGTGCTGTATTAACGCATCATTTAGCCGTTTTAGTCCCTGATAATTTGCATGACAATGATTTATTAAGTGATTCATTACAGGTAACGGATGCACAAGCCTTAGGCATTGCTGAACCTGTGACCGTTTATCGAGCGCGTTATCAAGGTTTGCCCGTTGCGATTATTCTCAATGTTGTTGCACCCGATGGTTATAGCGGTAAAATTTATCTATTAGTTGCCATTGCTTACGATGGAACATTGCTAGGTGTGCGTGTTGTTTCGCACCAAGAAACACCGGGATTAGGGGACGGAATAGAAGAACGCCATTCTAATTGGATATTAAGTTTTGCAGGAAAATCATTAATTAATCCTTTAGAAAACGATTGGAAAGTAAAACGTGATGGGGGTGTATTCGACCAATTTAGTGGTGCAACGATTACCCCGCGTGCCGTTGTTAAAGCGGTTCATCATGCCTTACAGTATTATTGGGAGCAACGAGAGCGATTGTTTTTATAA
- the rsxC gene encoding electron transport complex subunit RsxC — MITALWHFKGGIKTAGHKTLSSETPIVQATIPAYLILPLLQHIGIPTEPIVHVGERVLKGQIIGRCCQNDNYDAFFSAPIHASTSGTVVAIESRPVPHPSGLTAACVIIKTDGLDEAIAFHPLANYASIEPATVRRHIAQAGIVGLGGAGFPSHLKLKPQGVETLILNGAECEPYITCDDRLMREHPAEVIGGALILRHVLGGAKRCIIAIEDNKPIAFKTLQQAAQGTDIEVIQIPSLYPTGGERQLIKVLTNKEVERSQLPAHVGIVVHNVETARAIYQAVTYGKPLISRVITVTGNGVTTPQNIEVRFGTLMRDLLAQCHVKPDICRLIMGGSMMGFTLPSDELPIIKTTNCLIASCADDILQPELPMPCIRCGACANSCPVNLLPQQLYWHAKAKAFDKARELHLFDCIECGCCAYVCPSHIPLVDYYRYAKAEIREAEQAKHKADTARQRHEARLERLEREKAAKAAKHQQKKILPDKVETNTDNAQASKQAVIAAALERAKTKQATNTPNQDLPE, encoded by the coding sequence ATGATTACGGCGTTATGGCATTTCAAGGGCGGCATTAAAACCGCTGGACACAAAACACTTTCCAGTGAAACACCTATCGTACAAGCGACAATCCCCGCCTATTTAATTCTGCCTTTATTACAACATATAGGCATACCCACTGAACCCATTGTGCATGTTGGCGAGCGCGTGTTAAAAGGGCAAATTATTGGACGTTGTTGTCAAAATGATAACTACGACGCATTTTTCAGCGCGCCTATTCATGCCAGCACATCAGGTACAGTGGTTGCGATTGAATCGCGCCCTGTGCCACATCCATCAGGCTTAACCGCCGCTTGCGTTATTATTAAAACCGATGGACTAGATGAAGCGATTGCTTTTCATCCCTTAGCAAATTACGCAAGCATAGAACCTGCAACTGTACGGCGACATATTGCCCAAGCAGGCATTGTCGGGCTAGGCGGTGCAGGCTTTCCCTCACATCTCAAATTAAAACCGCAGGGTGTAGAAACACTCATTCTTAACGGTGCGGAATGCGAACCCTATATTACCTGTGATGACCGTTTAATGCGGGAACATCCTGCTGAGGTGATTGGTGGCGCGTTGATTTTACGCCATGTGTTAGGTGGAGCAAAACGTTGCATTATTGCCATAGAAGATAATAAACCAATTGCTTTTAAAACCTTACAACAAGCTGCGCAAGGTACAGACATTGAGGTAATACAAATCCCTTCTTTATACCCAACAGGCGGGGAACGACAACTCATTAAAGTGCTTACAAATAAAGAAGTTGAACGTAGTCAATTGCCTGCACATGTTGGCATTGTGGTGCATAATGTTGAAACCGCACGCGCTATTTATCAAGCCGTAACTTATGGCAAACCCTTAATTTCTCGCGTTATCACCGTAACAGGTAATGGTGTAACAACCCCACAAAATATAGAAGTTCGGTTTGGCACACTGATGCGCGATTTACTCGCCCAATGTCATGTAAAACCTGATATCTGCCGTTTAATCATGGGGGGAAGCATGATGGGGTTTACGCTACCTAGCGATGAACTCCCCATTATAAAAACGACCAATTGCCTAATTGCGTCCTGTGCTGACGACATATTGCAACCCGAATTACCTATGCCCTGCATCCGTTGTGGTGCTTGTGCAAATAGCTGTCCTGTCAACCTGTTACCGCAACAACTTTATTGGCACGCTAAAGCGAAAGCCTTTGACAAAGCACGTGAACTCCATTTATTTGATTGCATTGAATGTGGTTGTTGTGCCTACGTCTGTCCTAGCCATATTCCCTTAGTTGATTATTACCGTTATGCAAAAGCCGAAATACGCGAAGCAGAACAAGCCAAACATAAAGCGGATACAGCACGCCAACGGCATGAAGCAAGGCTAGAACGTTTAGAACGAGAAAAAGCGGCTAAAGCCGCCAAACATCAACAGAAAAAAATCTTACCTGATAAAGTTGAAACCAACACAGACAACGCGCAAGCCTCAAAACAAGCCGTTATTGCCGCCGCCCTAGAACGGGCAAAAACAAAGCAGGCAACAAATACGCCTAATCAAGATTTACCAGAGTAG
- the rsxB gene encoding electron transport complex subunit RsxB, whose amino-acid sequence MSVLLAILLMAGLTLVFGLILGLAAVKFKVEGNPIVDKINDVLPQLQCGKCGYPGCHPYAEAVATENADINLCPPGGENGMLALAHLLDREPKPLSEEHSAEKPKAIVVINEQICIGCTLCIQACPVDAILGSAKHMHTIIASECTGCELCIAPCPVDCISLLPILPTTQTWKTPYPVFHLNRLNTPRQMETSL is encoded by the coding sequence ATGAGTGTTTTATTAGCTATTTTACTCATGGCGGGTTTAACGCTTGTTTTTGGCTTAATATTGGGTTTAGCCGCTGTTAAGTTTAAAGTAGAAGGCAACCCGATTGTGGATAAAATTAATGATGTTTTACCACAGTTACAATGCGGTAAATGCGGTTATCCCGGTTGTCATCCTTATGCTGAAGCCGTTGCTACGGAAAATGCAGACATTAATTTATGTCCTCCGGGGGGAGAAAACGGCATGTTAGCCCTTGCGCATTTATTAGACCGTGAGCCAAAACCTTTAAGCGAAGAACACAGCGCGGAAAAACCTAAAGCCATTGTCGTTATTAACGAACAAATTTGTATTGGTTGCACCTTATGTATTCAAGCCTGTCCTGTTGATGCGATTTTGGGTAGCGCGAAACACATGCACACGATTATCGCGTCTGAATGCACGGGATGTGAATTGTGCATTGCGCCGTGTCCTGTCGATTGCATTAGCCTGTTGCCCATATTACCAACCACGCAGACATGGAAAACGCCTTACCCTGTTTTCCATTTAAACAGACTAAATACCCCGCGTCAGATGGAAACAAGTTTATGA